In a single window of the Falco rusticolus isolate bFalRus1 chromosome 11, bFalRus1.pri, whole genome shotgun sequence genome:
- the ZNF281 gene encoding zinc finger protein 281 has product MKLGGGFLGGGKRAAAMEPTFPPGMVMFNHRLPPVTSFTRAAAPPPAAQHPPQCVLPPGSAVASSTAAAEPPAPPPPQDMTFKKEPVGAFPSAPAPAQRSPWGFLQSLVSIKQEKPSEQDEEEQPPHHHHHHYGGLFGGAGEERPPGLGSGGGEGGGQSVIQDLSLLHHLHQHPHRDLLLSGRGEGAPGSSGEPKHDAQVKKVKRPKPETQGIKAKRKPSASSKPPLVGDVEGAIASPNQKPHVCEHCSAAFRSSYHLRRHVLIHTGERPFQCSQCSMGFIQKYLLQRHEKIHSREKPFGCDQCSMKFIQKYHMERHKRTHSGEKPYKCDTCQQYFSRTDRLLKHRRTCGEAIGKAGAGMEPGLSNNMGSLAALSQGNTSSSRRKSKTKSTSTENKGSKCSSKVTESQVTSNVAIPNYAVDIPIVSSSSGLVGTGVEELQKKVPKLVLKKGSRKQADKSYLNFISPLPDILGQKPLSGKQSGSLGLVANTGVETIGLLQSTGGKTGQISSNYDDAMQFSKKRRYLQTASSNSAFSVNVGHMTSQQSVIQSAGISVMDNEAPLSLIDSASLNSEIKSCHDKSGIPDEVLQSLLDQYSHKSEGQKEDPFSITEQRVDLHTSGEHSEMVQEENLSPNSQTVSNDKASMLQEYSKYLQQAFERTTNSTGFAFGPSFQFVSLSSSLHNHTLFQDKQIYTTSPLECGFSQSVTSVLPTALPKPPFGMLLGSQPGFYLSALEATHQQLTPSQELDDLIDPQKNLETSSNYQSTSQKLTGQKEQKNLESSTSFQIPSQELASQIDPQKDIEPRATYQIENFAQAFGSQFKSGSRVPMTFVTNSNGEVDHRVRTSVSDFSGYTNMMSDVSEPCSTRVKTPTSQSYR; this is encoded by the coding sequence ATGAAACTCGGCGGCGGGTTCCTCGGCGGCGGCAAGAGGGCGGCGGCTATGGAGCCCACCTTCCCCCCCGGGATGGTTATGTTCAACCACCGCCTGCCCCCGGTCACCAGCTTCACCCGGgcggccgcgcccccgccggcGGCCCAGCATCCCCCGCAGTGCGTGTTACCTCCGGGCTCCGCCGTCGCTTCCTCCACGGCGGCGGCCGAGCCCCCGGCGCCTCCGCCCCCTCAGGACATGACTTTCAAGAAGGAGCCGGTGGGGGCTTTCCCCTCGGCGCCCGCCCCCGCGCAGCGGAGCCCCTGGGGCTTCCTGCAGTCCTTGGTGAGCATCAAGCAGGAGAAGCCCAGTGAGCAGGACGAGGAGGAGCAGCCGccgcaccaccaccaccaccactacgGGGGGCTCttcgggggggcgggggaggagCGCCCCCCCGGGctgggcagcggcggcggcgagggGGGCGGCCAGAGCGTGATCCAGgacctcagccttctccaccACCTGCACCAGCATCCCCACCGGGACCTGCTCCTGAGCGGCAGGGGCGAGGGCGCCCCCGGGAGCTCGGGCGAGCCAAAGCACGATGCCCAGGTCAAGAAGGTGAAGAGGCCAAAGCCAGAAACTCAGGGAATCAAAGCCAAGCGGAAGCCAAGCGCTTCGTCCAAACCCCCCCTGGTGGGAGATGTGGAAGGTGCCATCGCGTCCCCCAACCAGAAGCCTCATGTCTGCGAGCACTGCAGCGCTGCCTTCAGGAGCTCCTACCACTTGCGCAGACACGTGCTCATCCACACGGGGGAGAGGCCTTTCCAGTGCAGCCAGTGCAGCATGGGCTTCATCCAGAAGTACTTGCTGCAGAGGCACGAGAAGATCCACAGTCGGGAGAAGCCCTTTGGGTGTGACCAGTGCAGCATGAAGTTCATCCAGAAGTACCACATGGAGAGACACAAGAGGACACATAGCGGAGAAAAGCCATACAAATGTGACACTTGTCAGCAGTATTTTTCGAGGACTGATAGACTGTTGAAGCACAGAAGAACGTGTGGTGAAGCCATAGGTAAAGCAGGGGCTGGGATGGAGCCCGGATTGTCAAATAACATGGGTAGCTTGGCTGCATTGTCTCAGGGAAATACAAGTTCctcaaggagaaaaagcaaaacaaaaagtacgtccactgaaaacaaaggaagtaAGTGTAGCAGCAAAGTAACTGAATCTCAAGTTACGAGTAATGTGGCCATACCAAATTATGCAGTTGATATTCCTATCGTGTCTTCCAGCAGTGGTCTAGTTGGCACGGGTGTagaagaacttcagaaaaaggtGCCAAAATTGGTcttgaaaaaaggaagcaggaaacaGGCAGACAAAAGTTACCTTAATTTTATATCACCGCTGCCAGATATTCTGGGGCAAAAACCACTGTCTGGGAAACAGAGTGGCTCGCTAGGCCTAGTAGCCAACACCGGTGTAGAAACCATTGGCCTTCTCCAAAGTACAGGTGGTAAAACAGGTCAAATAAGTAGCAATTACGATGATGCCatgcagttttcaaagaaaagaagatactTGCAAACTGCAAGCAGTAACAGTGCCTTTTCAGTTAATGTCGGACACATGACTTCCCAGCAGTCCGTCATCCAGTCTGCAGGTATTAGTGTTATGGATAACGAAGCTCCATTGTCTCTTATTGATTCAGCATCTTTAAATAGTGAAATAAAGTCTTGCCACGACAAGTCTGGTATTCCTGATGAAGTTTTACAGAGCCTTTTGGACCAGTACTCTCACAAATCGGAAGGCCAGAAAGAAGATCCTTTCAGTATAACTGAACAGCGTGTGGACTTGCACACCTCAGGTGAACATTCAGAGATGGTTCAGGAAGAAAACTTGAGCCCTAACTCTCAAACAGTTTCAAACGATAAGGCAAGCATGTTGCAAGAATACTCCAAATACCTCCAACAAGCTTTTGAAAGAACAACCAATAgtactggttttgcttttggacCCAGTTTTCAATTTGTTAGCTTGTCTTCAAGTCTGCATAACCACACTCTGTTCCAAGACAAACAGATATACACTACATCTCCACTTGAGTGTGGCTTCAGCCAATCTGTTACCTCAGTATTGCCAACTGCGTTGCCAAAACCTCCGTTTGGGATGTTGCTTGGATCTCAACCAGGCTTTTATTTGTCTGCTTTGGAGGCTACGCATCAACAGTTGACTCCTTCTCAAGAGCTGGATGATCTCATTGACCCGCAGAAAAACTTGGAGACTTCATCCAACTACCAGTCAACATCTCAGAAACTGACTGGccagaaggaacagaaaaacttAGAATCCTCAACAAGCTTTCAGATCCCGTCTCAGGAGTTAGCTAGCCAGATAGATCCTCAGAAGGACATAGAGCCTAGAGCAACCTACCAGATCGAGAACTTTGCACAAGCGTTTGGTTCTCAGTTTAAGTCGGGCAGCAGGGTGCCAATGACTTTTGTCACTAACTCTAATGGAGAAGTGGACCATAGAGTAAGGACTTCAGTGTCAGATTTCTCAGGGTATACAAATATGATGTCTGATGTAAGTGAGCCATGTAGTACACGAGTAAAAACCCCAACCAGCCAGAGTTACAGGTAA